A window from Chitinophagales bacterium encodes these proteins:
- a CDS encoding undecaprenyl/decaprenyl-phosphate alpha-N-acetylglucosaminyl 1-phosphate transferase, producing the protein MVEEKYLAVLLGLFFVIAVFFSFLINWLFLKFSFNLGARGKDSANQIRWSSNVKPAIGGISFFIIFLVSISVIGTIPRESATFIDKKLIGLMAASSLGFLLGLADDAYNTNPLVKFIGQLSCAYILIVSDVYIKVFGVDSFDFLITTIWVIGLMNSINMLDNMDAITTTISASIILGMLLVIVCTNYINENLYLVVLVGVLGALVGFLYFNWNPAKIYMGDTGSQFLGVFLAASSIIFIWNFRDFPNSVFELKQFVLPMLFFIVPLIDTSTVTIRRLMRKQSPFVGGKDHITHHLAYLGLTDKQVAIVLFSVSLVSIPLGLVIVNHWIEWSLWVTIAAFAYFFLMFGIMQVLYNKGKRMREQKMAAL; encoded by the coding sequence ATGGTTGAAGAAAAATATTTAGCGGTTCTGCTGGGCTTGTTTTTTGTTATAGCAGTCTTTTTTTCGTTTTTAATAAACTGGCTGTTTCTTAAGTTTTCGTTTAATCTGGGAGCACGGGGAAAAGATAGCGCTAATCAAATACGTTGGAGCAGCAATGTAAAACCTGCTATTGGCGGTATTTCTTTCTTTATAATATTTCTTGTTTCTATTTCGGTGATTGGAACAATTCCAAGGGAGTCGGCAACTTTTATAGACAAAAAGTTGATTGGCTTAATGGCGGCTTCCAGCCTTGGATTCTTATTAGGTTTGGCAGACGATGCCTATAATACCAATCCACTAGTGAAGTTTATTGGGCAATTGAGTTGTGCATATATTCTAATAGTGTCGGATGTGTATATAAAAGTTTTTGGTGTAGATTCTTTTGATTTTTTAATTACAACTATCTGGGTTATTGGCTTAATGAATTCCATTAACATGCTCGATAATATGGATGCTATTACTACCACCATCTCTGCAAGTATTATTTTGGGTATGCTGCTGGTTATTGTTTGTACCAACTACATAAATGAAAACCTTTACTTAGTAGTGTTGGTAGGTGTTTTGGGTGCTTTAGTTGGCTTTTTATATTTTAATTGGAATCCGGCTAAGATATATATGGGCGATACGGGTAGCCAATTTCTAGGTGTTTTCTTGGCGGCTTCCAGCATTATTTTTATTTGGAATTTTCGCGATTTCCCCAACTCTGTTTTTGAACTTAAACAGTTTGTGTTGCCCATGCTTTTCTTTATAGTGCCGTTGATTGATACTTCTACGGTTACCATTAGAAGGCTTATGCGTAAGCAGTCGCCTTTTGTGGGAGGAAAAGATCATATAACGCATCATTTGGCTTATTTGGGTTTAACCGATAAGCAGGTAGCAATAGTACTTTTTAGTGTTTCGTTGGTTTCTATTCCGTTGGGTTTAGTGATTGTAAACCATTGGATTGAATGGAGTCTTTGGGTTACCATAGCTGCGTTTGCGTATTTCTTTTTAATGTTTGGCATTATGCAGGTATTGTATAATAAAGGAAAGCGTATGCGCGAACAAAAAATGGCCGCATTGTGA
- the crcB gene encoding fluoride efflux transporter CrcB — MKFLLVFVGGGLGSVVRYLLHLLVPVVGSIPVATLAANILASFVIGVGVQCIPLQHHLRLLLLTGFCGGLSTFSAFSLESFNLLSMQYVFMAMVNMVLNVALCLLAVFAGMELGSRV; from the coding sequence GTGAAATTTTTGTTGGTGTTTGTAGGTGGTGGTTTGGGCAGCGTAGTGCGGTACTTGCTTCATTTATTGGTACCTGTGGTTGGCAGTATTCCTGTAGCCACGTTGGCTGCTAATATTCTTGCCTCGTTTGTAATTGGTGTAGGGGTACAGTGTATTCCATTGCAGCACCATTTGAGGCTGTTGTTGCTTACAGGGTTTTGTGGTGGTTTATCTACATTTTCGGCATTTAGTTTAGAGTCTTTTAACCTATTGAGTATGCAGTATGTTTTTATGGCTATGGTAAATATGGTGTTGAATGTGGCACTGTGTTTGTTGGCAGTTTTTGCCGGTATGGAATTGGGTAGCCGGGTGTAA
- a CDS encoding 50S ribosomal protein L25, producing METVIINGTVRTELGKKATRALREAGNVPCNLYGGESNVNFYAPATQFNKLVYTSDFKVAEVEVGGKTYKAILKEIQFDSVTDALKHLDFQQLNDGKKVKVSLPLRLKGTPKGAAVGGKLEQTIKRLNVLATPEHLRESIELNVEDMDLGGIKRVRDIQIEGLELLHAPAIPVARMSVPRAAKEAAAEAKKDGKK from the coding sequence ATGGAAACAGTTATCATTAACGGCACGGTAAGAACCGAATTAGGAAAGAAGGCTACCCGTGCACTGCGCGAAGCAGGAAATGTGCCTTGTAATCTTTATGGTGGAGAAAGCAATGTAAATTTCTATGCTCCGGCAACTCAATTCAACAAACTGGTTTACACCAGCGATTTTAAAGTGGCAGAAGTAGAAGTAGGCGGCAAAACCTACAAAGCCATTTTAAAAGAAATTCAATTCGATTCTGTTACCGATGCACTTAAGCATCTCGATTTCCAACAGTTAAACGATGGAAAAAAGGTAAAAGTAAGTTTGCCATTGCGTCTTAAAGGCACACCAAAAGGTGCTGCAGTGGGCGGTAAATTAGAGCAAACTATTAAGCGCTTAAATGTATTGGCTACTCCGGAACACCTACGCGAATCTATTGAATTGAATGTAGAAGATATGGATTTGGGCGGCATTAAAAGAGTTCGCGATATTCAAATTGAAGGTTTAGAGTTGTTACACGCACCTGCTATTCCTGTTGCAAGAATGAGCGTACCGCGCGCAGCTAAAGAAGCAGCAGCCGAAGCTAAGAAAGACGGTAAAAAGTAA